From the genome of Lotus japonicus ecotype B-129 chromosome 6, LjGifu_v1.2, one region includes:
- the LOC130724776 gene encoding NAC domain-containing protein 83-like, producing MEDLMTYADDDGSVRLLPGYKFDPTDEVLIDFYLKRRVFAQLVPFHIIPDFDVFQTEPWGLPGGDGKIFNERKCFFYNTRSRDLENIDIRVAGSGQWRVMEKDKYIPIPRNNQVIGKRNTMNFWEVQGVYARRTEWVMHEFRLALIANPSKMENWAVYRIFKNKDEKKVKDARGCNEESSNAESTEVIAFNVESGSFS from the exons ATGGAGGACCTTATGACTTATGCTGATGATGACGGAAGTGTTAGGTTGCTACCTGGGTACAAGTTTGATCCCACGGATGAGGTTCTTATTGATTTCTACCTGAAGAGGAGGGTCTTTGCTCAACTTGTTCCTTTTCACATCATCCCAGATTTTGATGTGTTTCAAACTGAGCCTTGGGGCCTTCCAGGAGGAG ATGGAAAGATTTTCAATGAGCGCAAGTGCTTCTTCTACAATACCAGGAGTCGTGATCTTGAAAACATTGACATTAGAGTTGCAGGAAGTGGCCAGTGGAGAGTTATGGAAAAAGACAAATACATTCCCATCCCCCGAAACAATCAGGTGATTGGGAAGAGGAATACCATGAATTTTTGGGAAGTGCAAGGAGTCTATGCTAGGAGGACCGAATGGGTGATGCATGAGTTCCGTCTTGCGTTAATTGCTAACCCATCTAAG ATGGAAAACTGGGCTGTTTACCGCATTTTTAAGAATAAGGATGAAAAGAAGGTGAAGGATGCAAGAGGGTGTAATGAGGAAAGCTCAAATGCCGAAAGTACCGAAGTCATTGCTTTCAACGTTGAGAGTGGTAGTTTCTCATAA
- the LOC130724777 gene encoding NAC domain-containing protein 83-like: MEDLMIYVDENGSVRLLSGYKFDPTDEILVKFYLKRRIFAQPLPFQIIPNFDVFQIEPWGLPGGDGKIFNERKCFFYNTMGRDLENTDMRVARNDQWRVIEKNKYVSIPRNNQVIGKRNTLDFWEVQGAYARRTEWMMHEFRLALIDNPSKMANCVVYRIFKNKDENKVKDARGCNEESSNVGSAEVIDFNVESGSFSNPSPMARSLSEGSKSS; this comes from the exons ATGGAGGACCTCATGATTTATGTTGATGAGAATGGGAGTGTTAGGTTGCTATCTGGATATAAGTTTGATCCTACTGATGAGATTCTTGTGAAATTCTACTTGAAGAGGAGGATCTTTGCTCAACCTCTTCCTTTTCAAATCATCCCAAATTTTGATGTGTTTCAAATTGAGCCTTGGGGCCTACCAGGAGGAG ATGGAAAGATTTTCAATGAGCGCAAGTGCTTCTTCTACAATACCATGGGTCGTGATCTTGAAAACACTGACATGAGAGTTGCAAGGAATGACCAGTGGAGAGTTATAGAAAAAAACAAGTATGTTTCTATCCCCCGAAACAATCAGGTGATTGGGAAGAGAAATACCCTGGATTTTTGGGAAGTGCAAGGAGCCTATGCTAGAAGGACCGAATGGATGATGCATGAGTTCCGTCTCGCGTTAATTGATAACCCATCTAAG ATGGCAAACTGTGTTGTTTACCGCATCTTTAAGAATAAGGATGAAAACAAGGTGAAGGATGCAAGAGGATGTAATGAGGAAAGCTCCAATGTTGGGAGTGCCGAAGTGATTGATTTCAATGTTGAGAGTGGCAGTTTCTCAAATCCTTCCCCAATGGCCCGTTCCTTAAGTGAGGGTAGCAAATCTTCTTAA
- the LOC130724778 gene encoding NAC domain-containing protein 83-like: MEDLIMTYVDEDGSVRLLPGYKFDPTDEVLVNFYLKRRVFAQPLPFHIIPDFDVFQTEPWGLPGGDGKIFNERKCFFYNTMGRDIENIDLRVAGSGQWRVMEKGKDVPIPQSNQVIGRRNTLNFWEEQGACARRTKWVMHEFRLALIANPSKMANWAIYRIFKNKNAKKVNNMQEGVIRKAPMLVMPEVFDFNA; encoded by the exons ATGGAGGACTTGATCATGACCTATGTTGATGAGGATGGGAGCGTTAGATTGTTACCTGGGTACAAGTTTGATCCCACTGATGAGGTTCTTGTGAATTTCTACTTGAAGAGGAGGGTCTTTGCTCAACCTCTTCCTTTTCATATCATTCCAGATTTTGATGTGTTTCAAACTGAACCTTGGGGCCTTCCTGGTGGAG ATGGAAAGATTTTCAATGAACGCAAGTGTTTCTTCTACAATACAATGGGCCGTGATATTGAGAACATTGACCTAAGAGTTGCTGGGAGTGGCCAATGGAGAGTTATGGAAAAGGGCAAAGATGTTCCTATCCCCCAAAGCAATCAGGTGATTGGGAGGAGGAACACCCTGAATTTTTGGGAAGAGCAAGGCGCTTGTGCTAGAAGAACCAAATGGGTGATGCATGAGTTCCGTCTTGCATTAATTGCTAACCCATCTAAG ATGGCAAACTGGGCTATTTACCGCATCTTTAAGAATAAGAATGCAAAGAAGGTGAATAATATGCAAGAGGGTGTAATAAGGAAAGCTCCAATGCTAGTAATGCCGGAAGTATTTGATTTCAATGCTTAG